ACGGCCAATCACGTCGGGACGATCCACGACGCGACAGGCGACGACGTCGGTCCGGGTACGTACACCTATCCGAACAACCTCTCGAAGGGTCAGCTCGACGTCGAGCAACTCGACATCGAGGACACCGAAGACAGCTGGGAGTTCACGGCTCACATGGGTCTGGTGAACAACCAGTTCGACAACGAGGCTGGATTCAGCACCCAGGTCATCCAGCTGTACTTCCAGGATCCGAACGCGCCCGAGGACGCCCCCTCCTCGTCGACACCGCGGCCGGGCGTCGTCTCGTCGTTCCAGGAAGGCTATCACTACCGCGCACACATCATGTCCGGCGGCTCGGTTCTGGAGACCCCCAACCAGGACCCGACCGCCGAGGAATACTCGCCGCTTGCGGAGCTGTCGGCGTCGGGAAGCGCCGAGAACGACACGATCAGCTTCTCCATTCCCAAAGAGCACTTCGACTCGGACCTGCGCGAGATGAAGGGCGCGATCATGACGTTCAGCCAGGACGGCTTCGGGACAGCCGGCATCCGTCAGGGATTCGCCCAGGAAGCGGCTGACTGGAGCTTCGGTGGTGCGAAGGCCGACTCGACGGATACCGCCCCCCGAATCCTCGATCTGGTCGGTCCGGACACGGTCGTCAACCAGTCGGGCGCGCTGGAGTACAGCGCCGACGAGGCGGCGAGCATCCCGTTGTACGAGTACGACGATCTGATCGACGGTGGGACGATCGCCGACCCCGAGGGTGACGACACTGGCCCCGGAACGTACACCTACCCGAACAACCTCTCGAAGGGGCAACTCGACGTCACCGGCGTCGACATCAACACGACGGCCGACGCCTGGGAGTTCACGGCTCACATGGGCCTAGTGAACAACCAGTTCGACAACGAGGCTGGATTCAGCGCCCAGGTCATCCAGCTCTACCTGCAGGATCCGAACGCGCCTGACGACGCGCCGACCTCGGCGACGCCGCGGCCGGGCGTGGTCTCGACGCTGCAGGAAGGCTATCACTACCGCGTGCACATCATGGCCGGCGGCTCCGTCCTGGAAACCCCCGATCAGGACCCGACCGCCGACGAGTACTCGCCCGTTGCGGAACTGTCGGCGTCCGGCGATACCGAGAACGACACGATCAGCTTCACGCTGCCAAAAGAACACATCGCGTCGGACTCGCTCAGCGAGCTGAAAGGCGTCATGATGACGTTCAGCCAGGACGGCTTCGGGACAGCCGGCATTCGCCAGGGCTTCGCCCAGGAAGCGGCCGACTGGAGCTTCGGCGGAGCAAAGGCCGACTCCACCGAGACCGCACCGCGGATCCTCGACCTCGTCGGTCCCGAGGACATCGTCGCACAGTCCGAGTCGCTGTCCTACAGCGCCGACGAGCCAGCGAGCATCCCGCTGTTCCCGATCACGTCGCTCGTGACCGGCGAGCAGTCGGTCTCGCTGACGGCGCTCGCGCCCCCGGCCGGTGAAGTGTGGGCCGGCCTGGAAGGTCAACTCGACGCGTCGAACTCCTCAGACCCGGACGGACAGACGTTGAGTTTCAGCTGGACACAGACCGGTGGTCCGGACGCGCCACTCTCGGATGCTGACACGGCCCAGCCGACGTTCACCGCACCGGAAGTCGACGAGCGGACGACGCTCACCTTCGAGGTCACAGTCACAGATCCGGACGGCAACAGCGCGACGGCGACGACGACGGCGACGGCCGTCCCCCAGTCCGAAAACGACGCGCCGGTCGCCGAAGTGGTGAACGGCAATCGCACAGTCTCACCCGGCGACATCGTCCTGCTGGACGGCACGCCGTCGAGCGACCCCAACGGCGGCACGCTGACGTTCCAGTGGGAACAGACCGGTGGCAGCCCGTCGGTCGAACTCTCCAACGCTGAGACGTCCGGTGCAGGGTTCACTGCGCCCGACGTCGACAGCGAAACGGAGCTGACGTTCACGCTCACCGTCAGCGACGGCCAGGGCAAGAGCGCCTCCACCGAGGTCACGATTACGGTCAGTGGCAGCGGCGGTGGCACGACCGATAGCGGCGACGGCGACGGCGACGGCGACACCGGTTCCGGGTTCGGCCCCGGCTTCGGTGCCATCGGGAGCCTCGTCGGCATCGCAGGCGGTGCGGCCTACGCCGGCAAGCGCCGACTGACCGGCGAGAGCGACGACGAGTAACGCACTCCGACCCCGTCCGACTTCGACGACGATTTTTTGTGGCGACTCGATAGCGAGCCCCAGCCGTGTGTACCGTCGCCCAGTGTCAACCCGCACCGTTTTTAACGGCTGGCGTGTAAGTGGTTCATAACCGAGCAGACGGCCGCCCGGCGTTCGGCGGCCGAGGGATGCGTCGACTTCGACGGTACGCGACGATCCGGTTCGACGGCGACGGCCGCGGTGGCCCGCCTATCCGAACCACGCCGGTCACCAGCGCCCGCGAACATCCGGAAGTCCGGACTGTTGGCGTCGCTGGAACCGGCACAGTCCCCCGGTCGCCGAGCCGCGTCGGCTGTTCTCGGAGGTAAACTATGGAAATCGAAATCGCTACGATCGGCGGCTACGAGGAAGTCGGCCGCCAGATGACCGCAGTTCGCGCCGGTGACGACGTCGTCGTCTTCGACATGGGGCTGAACCTCTCGAAGGTTCTCATCCACGACAACGTCGAGACCGAGCGCATGCACAGCCTCGACCTGATCGACATGGGCGCTATCCCGGACGACCGCGTGATGAGCGACCTCGAAGGTGACGTGAAGGCCATCGTGCCGACCCACGGCCACCTCGACCACATCGGTGCCATCTCGAAACTGGCCCACCGCTACGACGCGCCGGTCGTCGGCACACCATTCACGATCGAGCTGGTCAAACAGCAGATCAAGGGCGAGGAGAAGTTCGGCGTCCAGAACGACCTCGTGAAGATGAGCGCGGGCGAGACGATGGCCATCGGCGACGAGAACGAACTCGAGTTCGTCAACGTCACCCACTCCATCATCGACGCGATCAACCCGGTCTTGCACACGCCCGAAGGCGCGATCGTCTACGGCCTGGACAAGCGCATGGACCACACGCCCGTCCTTGGCGACCCGATCGACATGGACCGCTTCCGCGAGATCGGTCGCGAGGGCGTGCTGTGTTACATCGAGGACTGTACCAACGCCGGCAAGAAGGGCCGCACGCCCTCCGAGTCGGTCGCGCGACGCCACCTCAAGGACGTCATGTACAGTCTGGAGGACTACGACGGCGGTATCGTCGCCACGACCTTCTCCAGCCACATTGCCCGCGTGAAATCGCTGGTCGAGTTCGCCGACGACATCGGCCGCCAGCCCGTGCTGCTGGGCCGCTCGATGGAGAAGTATTCGGGCACCGCAGAGCGCCTGGA
The Halapricum salinum genome window above contains:
- a CDS encoding glucodextranase DOMON-like domain-containing protein — protein: MKRRQYLGSMAGLSAASALGIQSVTADSSSTTANHVGTIHDATGDDVGPGTYTYPNNLSKGQLDVEQLDIEDTEDSWEFTAHMGLVNNQFDNEAGFSTQVIQLYFQDPNAPEDAPSSSTPRPGVVSSFQEGYHYRAHIMSGGSVLETPNQDPTAEEYSPLAELSASGSAENDTISFSIPKEHFDSDLREMKGAIMTFSQDGFGTAGIRQGFAQEAADWSFGGAKADSTDTAPRILDLVGPDTVVNQSGALEYSADEAASIPLYEYDDLIDGGTIADPEGDDTGPGTYTYPNNLSKGQLDVTGVDINTTADAWEFTAHMGLVNNQFDNEAGFSAQVIQLYLQDPNAPDDAPTSATPRPGVVSTLQEGYHYRVHIMAGGSVLETPDQDPTADEYSPVAELSASGDTENDTISFTLPKEHIASDSLSELKGVMMTFSQDGFGTAGIRQGFAQEAADWSFGGAKADSTETAPRILDLVGPEDIVAQSESLSYSADEPASIPLFPITSLVTGEQSVSLTALAPPAGEVWAGLEGQLDASNSSDPDGQTLSFSWTQTGGPDAPLSDADTAQPTFTAPEVDERTTLTFEVTVTDPDGNSATATTTATAVPQSENDAPVAEVVNGNRTVSPGDIVLLDGTPSSDPNGGTLTFQWEQTGGSPSVELSNAETSGAGFTAPDVDSETELTFTLTVSDGQGKSASTEVTITVSGSGGGTTDSGDGDGDGDTGSGFGPGFGAIGSLVGIAGGAAYAGKRRLTGESDDE
- a CDS encoding ribonuclease J, producing the protein MEIEIATIGGYEEVGRQMTAVRAGDDVVVFDMGLNLSKVLIHDNVETERMHSLDLIDMGAIPDDRVMSDLEGDVKAIVPTHGHLDHIGAISKLAHRYDAPVVGTPFTIELVKQQIKGEEKFGVQNDLVKMSAGETMAIGDENELEFVNVTHSIIDAINPVLHTPEGAIVYGLDKRMDHTPVLGDPIDMDRFREIGREGVLCYIEDCTNAGKKGRTPSESVARRHLKDVMYSLEDYDGGIVATTFSSHIARVKSLVEFADDIGRQPVLLGRSMEKYSGTAERLDFVDFPDDLGMYGHRKSVDRTFKRIMNEGKENFLPIVTGHQGEPRAMLTRMGRGETPYELDDGDKVIFSARVIPEPTNEGQRYQSEKLLGMQGARIYDDIHVSGHLNREGHYEMLDALQPENVIPAHQDMKGFAPYVDLAESMGYSMGDDLHVTRNGNLIQLVE